In the genome of Flavobacteriaceae bacterium YJPT1-3, the window TAAATAGAATCGCTTGAAGTGATGCAGGGTGATGGGTTCTAAAGCCAGCTTATAGAAACCCAGAAACAACAGCATGCACAGCGTGCTTTTTATCAGATAGACCCAGATCATGATTTTTTCTTTTTGATTTGTTGATCAATGATGGCTCGCAGTTCTTTGAGTTCCGTTTCGCTGAGATCCGATTCTTTGGTGAAAAAAGAAGCAAATTGAGCGGCAGAATCATTGAAGAAATCCTTAACGAGGTTATTGACCTGCTTGGAGAAATAGTCCGTTTTCTTCACTTTGGGAAAATAAATACGGGAGCGGCCCTCTTTTTCAAAGCCGACAAAATTTTTGTCCTGCATACGTTTAAGTAGGGTGGCAACCGTTGTGGGAGCAGGCTTGGGCTCCGGATAAGCCTCAAGAAGTTCGTTTAAGGAGGCTTCCTTCTGATTCCAGAGGTAGTGCATGAGTTGTTCTTCTGCGGTGCTGAGTGCCATAAAATAGTATTACTCTACAAATGTAGAAATAATATTTAATTCTACAAACATAGAACGATATTTTTTTGAATAAGGTGGTATTTTATCGATTAATGAAGGTGTTTCGATTTGTTTTGAGCGAAAATTAGTACTTTTCTCCTTCCTAAATTGCTATGAAACAGGAACTCGTGCTTTTAAGAATACTTTCTTTGTTGCTTTTTATCCCTTTGGTCGTCCATGCTCAGGTTGGTATTGGCACGGTGAGTCCGGAGTCTTCAGCCATTTTGGATGTGTCCTCTATTTCGCAAGGGGTGTTAGTCCCTCGAATGACTACTGCGCAACGAGCTGCGATTGTCACCTCGCCAACATCTCAAGGGTTGCTGGTGTATGATACGGATGAAGATGCCTTCTATTCCTTTGATGGTGTGGCTTGGGAAAAGATGATCAGTCAGAGTAACATCAATGATTATACAGGTTGGGGAGACTATGTAGATGGTAACTATACTAGCGGAAGCCCATTAGCACTGGCTGCTGCGACCAAAATAACACTTCCTAATAATGCGGCCACCGTGCGTGATAGCCAGAAACCTGTAGACGTCACTACTTTTTATGATTCGTCTACGTCAACGATCACCGGTCGGGATGGAGATGGGATCAATATCGTCATCGAGTTTAAAGCGCGACCCACCACCAATACGGCCACAACGCGATTAACTGTGGCGATTGATATCGGAGGTGCCGTAGGTGAAATTTATACCCGAGATTTTCTGCTTGGAAAGGGTACTGGGGTGGAGCATTATTATTTAAGTTCCTTTAACGCCTATACCTTAAACACCTGGGAAGCTAATGGAGGTACTGTCAAAATCGTATCTACAGCGGCTGCTGAGGTCTACGATATTCGCTACATCATTACTCGTACTCATAAAGCCCGCTAAAGTAGTTCTTAAGGCACTGCTTGAGATAGCGTATTTCTAAAAGCAATGGTAGTTATCGGTTATAGGGATATTCATTGACCCAATGAAATCCGCGATTGATCAGTTCAAAATCCTTAAGATCTTTTTCCTTTACACTTATGATATAGTCATTACCAATCAGCTTTCCTTCTAAGCGTAACGAATCTTCATCATGTATCATTCTAAAATCGTACTCACTCTTCCAATTGTAATTTTTAAGGTAGACTGAGGAGAAGTCGTTCTCCACTTTAAAGTCGACGTAATCCTTTTTTCCTGTCATGTAGATGACCATTGCCCGATCTTTCCAATCAATAACCAGGTAGCGCCATCGTTGATCGTCTGTGACCAAAGGAGGGATAGTGTCTCCATTTTTGATAAAAGTTTCAACTTCCCAGATGCCGTAAAGCGGTGGCTTCTCGCGTTTATCTCCATACGGAGAGCGCTCACCAAGATATCCTTGGTAGCTCATCAAGCTGAGTACGAGGCTTGCTGCAATGATCTTG includes:
- a CDS encoding BlaI/MecI/CopY family transcriptional regulator, which gives rise to MALSTAEEQLMHYLWNQKEASLNELLEAYPEPKPAPTTVATLLKRMQDKNFVGFEKEGRSRIYFPKVKKTDYFSKQVNNLVKDFFNDSAAQFASFFTKESDLSETELKELRAIIDQQIKKKKS